Proteins encoded by one window of Candidatus Zixiibacteriota bacterium:
- a CDS encoding asparagine synthetase B: MIPVQITAASILIPMDETQTDHLKAYGVVYKALDKGIKGQWLLNYRGGSFLLDQSQDIADMGLLMGVTMESITSGQVSDIMAQIEVENMERVELEKAPHIAVYSPPNLRPWDDAVTLALTYAEIKYDVVWDEEVLNGGLDDYDWLHCHHEDFTGQYGKFYASFRNELWYQADVRTSEELASKLGYNKVSLMKRDVAKTVAEFVKRGGFFFTMCSAPETIDIALAADGVDIVPREFDGDPVDPGGAGKLDFSKTFAFENFTPNFDPMAYRRSNIDTYPERLMRFKTPDQDFFFLFEFSAKLDPVPTMLTQCHVSTINGFMGQVTGFRKSLMKKHVTVLGQPDNFDEVRYLHGNYGRGTFTFYAGHDPEDYQHMINDPPTELNLQKNSPGYRLILNNILFPAAKKKERKT, encoded by the coding sequence ATGATTCCTGTACAAATCACCGCCGCCTCGATTCTTATTCCGATGGATGAAACACAGACCGACCACCTCAAAGCATATGGTGTCGTCTACAAAGCCCTCGACAAAGGAATCAAAGGACAGTGGCTGTTAAACTATCGCGGCGGTTCGTTTTTGCTCGACCAGTCTCAGGACATTGCTGATATGGGTCTGTTGATGGGTGTCACGATGGAGTCAATTACATCAGGTCAGGTCTCTGACATTATGGCTCAAATCGAAGTCGAAAATATGGAGCGGGTGGAACTTGAGAAAGCCCCCCATATTGCGGTCTACTCTCCCCCAAATTTGCGCCCCTGGGATGACGCAGTTACGCTGGCATTGACCTATGCTGAAATAAAATATGATGTTGTCTGGGACGAAGAAGTGCTCAACGGCGGTCTTGACGATTACGATTGGCTCCACTGCCACCATGAAGATTTCACCGGCCAGTACGGAAAGTTCTATGCTTCTTTCCGAAATGAACTCTGGTATCAGGCCGATGTCCGCACCTCTGAGGAACTGGCCAGCAAACTCGGGTACAACAAGGTTTCTTTGATGAAACGGGATGTTGCCAAAACGGTCGCTGAGTTTGTCAAACGGGGCGGCTTCTTCTTTACCATGTGTTCCGCGCCAGAGACAATTGATATCGCTCTTGCCGCTGATGGCGTGGATATTGTCCCTCGTGAGTTCGATGGCGATCCTGTCGACCCCGGTGGAGCAGGTAAACTCGATTTCTCAAAGACGTTTGCCTTCGAGAATTTCACTCCCAATTTTGATCCGATGGCCTATCGACGCTCAAATATCGACACCTATCCTGAGCGGTTGATGCGATTCAAGACCCCGGATCAGGACTTCTTTTTTCTCTTTGAGTTCTCAGCTAAACTTGATCCGGTCCCGACGATGCTGACCCAATGTCATGTCAGCACTATCAATGGCTTTATGGGGCAGGTGACCGGTTTTAGAAAGTCACTTATGAAAAAACATGTGACGGTATTAGGCCAGCCTGATAATTTTGATGAAGTGCGGTATCTGCATGGAAATTATGGACGGGGGACATTCACATTTTATGCCGGACATGACCCCGAAGACTATCAGCACATGATTAACGACCCTCCAACGGAACTCAATTTACAGAAAAACTCGCCCGGCTATCGGCTCATTCTCAACAATATCCTCTTCCCTGCCGCAAAGAAGAAAGAGCGAAAGACGTAG